Part of the Mycolicibacterium mageritense genome is shown below.
CCGGGCATGCCGCGAGGGCCGCGGGCACCTATGTCGCGGGAACCACGATCGGCGGCCTGGCGGGCCGTCTGGTCACCGGACCGGTCGCCGAGGTCACCAGCTGGCGCGTCGGCGTGCTGACCGTCGCGGTGCTGTGCGCGCTGGCCGCGGTCGCGTTCATCAAACTCGCACCGCCCGCGCAGGGCTTCACGCCGACCCGCAGCCAGCGCGATCTGGTCCCCCGGTTGCTGGCCAACCTGCGTTCGCCACGCCAGCTCGTGCTCTACAGCCAGGCGTTCCTGCTCATGGGCGGCTTCGTGGCGCTCTACAACTTCCTGGGTTTCCGGCTGCTGGGCGCACCGTTCCACCTGCCACAGACCGTGGTGAGCCTGGTGTTCCTGGCCTACCTGGCCGGGACATGGGCGTCGGCACGCGCCGGAGCCGAGGCCACCCGGTTCGGCCGCAAACCCGTACTGCTGGCGTCGATCGCCACGATGATCCTCGGTGTCGCGGTCACGCTGAGTACCAACGTCGTGGCCGTGCTGGCCGGCCTGGTGATCGCGACGGCCGGATTCTTCGGCGCCCACGCGATCGCCTCGGGTTGGGTGGGCAGCGCCGCGCCGGTCGGCAAGGCGCAGGCGTCAGCGTTGTACAACCTCTTCTATTACGGCGGATCCAGCGCGGTCGGCTGGTTCGGCGGCGTCGCGTTCGACGCCGCAGGCTGGCCCGCCGTGGCGGCCGTGGTGATGGGCCTTGCCGCGGTGGCGGCGCTGCTGGCCCTCACGCTCAGCTCACGTCACCACAGCGGCGAGCCGCTCGATCACCAGAGCTCGATGTCCCGCCCGTACTCCGACTCCGGACGCGGACCGAAATAGCGTCGCTGCGATTCGTCGATCTCGACGTCGTTGATGCTGGCCTCGCGTCGGGCCATCAGACCCTCGGGCGTGAACTGCCACAGCTCGTTGCCGTAACTGCGGTACCACTGTCCCGCGGCGTCGTGCCACTCGTACTGGAACCGCACCGCCATCCGGTTCTCGCGGAATCCCCACAGACTCTTGCGAAGGACGTAGTCGAGTTCGCGCTCCCACTTACGGGTCAGGAACGCCACGATCTCGTCGCGTCCCACGATGTGTTCGGAGCGATTGCGCCACACCGAATCGGGTGTGTAGGCGAGGCTGACTCGCTGCGGGTCACGGGTGTTCCACGCGTCCTCGGCGGCCTGCACCTTCTGAACGGCGGTTTCCATGGTGAACGGCGGGAATGGCGGCCGGCTCTCGGTCATCCCTCAGTTCTACATGTCTAACCATGTGACATATCGTGGCGGGCATGGACTTCGCGATGTCAGCCAAGGCGGCGGACTACCACAGCCGGCTCACCGACTTCATGACCGAGCAGGTGTTCCCCGCAGAGGCAGCGTACGACGCCTATCGCGAAGAGAAAGGCGCGGCGGACCACACCGTCCCGCCGGTGGTCGAGGAGCTCAAGGCCAAGGCGAAGGCCGCGGGGCTGTGGAACCTGTTCCTGCCTTCGGAGTCGGGGCTGACCAACCTGGAGTACGCGCCGCTGGCCGAGATCTCGGGGTGGAGCATGGAGATCGCTCCCGAGGCCATCAACTGTCAGGCGCCGGACACCGGGAACATGGAGACGCTGCACCTGTTCGCCAACGAGGCACAGCGCAAGGAGTGGCTCGAGCCACTGCTGGCCGGTGAGATCCGCAGCGCGTTCGCGATGACCGAACCCGCGGTGGCCTCGTCCG
Proteins encoded:
- a CDS encoding MFS transporter — protein: MTASPTSVEWHGHAHGSTDYRRLLAALFCAGVATFAQLYSPQSVLPLLARDLKIGAADAALAISAATIGLAVGVIPWAALADRIGRVQVMTVSVSAATVLGLLVPFAPTYHLLLTGRVLEGLVLAGVPAVAVAYLTEEINAGHAARAAGTYVAGTTIGGLAGRLVTGPVAEVTSWRVGVLTVAVLCALAAVAFIKLAPPAQGFTPTRSQRDLVPRLLANLRSPRQLVLYSQAFLLMGGFVALYNFLGFRLLGAPFHLPQTVVSLVFLAYLAGTWASARAGAEATRFGRKPVLLASIATMILGVAVTLSTNVVAVLAGLVIATAGFFGAHAIASGWVGSAAPVGKAQASALYNLFYYGGSSAVGWFGGVAFDAAGWPAVAAVVMGLAAVAALLALTLSSRHHSGEPLDHQSSMSRPYSDSGRGPK
- a CDS encoding nuclear transport factor 2 family protein, translating into MTESRPPFPPFTMETAVQKVQAAEDAWNTRDPQRVSLAYTPDSVWRNRSEHIVGRDEIVAFLTRKWERELDYVLRKSLWGFRENRMAVRFQYEWHDAAGQWYRSYGNELWQFTPEGLMARREASINDVEIDESQRRYFGPRPESEYGRDIELW